In a single window of the Synechococcus sp. MW101C3 genome:
- a CDS encoding GTP-binding protein, which translates to MAFTSAVPAADRLPVTVLTGYLGAGKTTLLNRILTHEHGLKVAVIVNEFGEVGIDNQLVIDADEEIFEMNNGCICCTVRGDLIRIIGNLMKRRDRFDHLVIETTGLADPAPVIQTFFVDEDLRDELRLDAVITLVDLVHVQQHWEAEEVQEQLAFADVLLLNKADLVEEGERQAIEQRVRAINPMARLLTTRNADAPIDQLLGVGAFELERALSLDPGFLAEEHAHEHDDAVGSVAFVEERPMDLDKLGTWLSDLVAERGPDLFRMKGIIQLEGKDERYVFQAVHMLLDGDFDRPWKEGERRCTEFVIIGRDLDAEGLRAGFTACVA; encoded by the coding sequence ATGGCCTTCACCAGCGCCGTTCCAGCCGCCGATCGCCTGCCGGTGACCGTGCTCACCGGTTATCTCGGTGCCGGCAAAACCACCCTGCTGAACCGGATCCTCACCCACGAACACGGCCTCAAGGTGGCGGTGATCGTGAACGAATTCGGGGAGGTAGGCATCGACAATCAGCTCGTGATCGATGCCGACGAAGAGATCTTCGAGATGAACAATGGGTGCATCTGCTGCACCGTGCGTGGCGATCTGATCCGCATCATCGGCAATCTGATGAAACGGCGGGATCGCTTCGATCACCTGGTGATCGAAACCACCGGCCTGGCCGATCCCGCCCCTGTCATCCAGACCTTCTTCGTGGATGAAGACCTGCGGGATGAGCTGCGGCTGGATGCCGTGATCACCCTGGTGGATCTGGTGCACGTGCAGCAGCACTGGGAGGCGGAGGAGGTGCAGGAACAGCTGGCCTTCGCTGATGTGCTGCTGCTCAACAAGGCGGATCTGGTGGAGGAGGGCGAACGTCAGGCGATCGAGCAACGGGTGCGGGCGATCAACCCGATGGCGCGGCTGCTCACCACCCGCAACGCCGATGCCCCGATCGATCAGCTTCTCGGCGTGGGGGCGTTCGAGCTGGAGCGGGCCCTGAGCCTCGATCCCGGCTTCCTGGCCGAGGAGCATGCCCATGAGCACGACGACGCTGTGGGCTCGGTGGCGTTCGTGGAGGAGCGGCCGATGGATCTCGACAAGCTGGGCACCTGGCTGTCGGATCTGGTGGCCGAGCGGGGGCCGGATCTGTTCCGGATGAAGGGCATCATCCAGCTGGAAGGCAAGGATGAGCGCTATGTGTTCCAGGCGGTGCACATGCTGCTGGATGGCGATTTCGATCGCCCCTGGAAAGAAGGCGAGCGGCGCTGCACCGAATTCGTGATCATCGGCCGCGATCTCGATGCCGAGGGCCTGCGGGCGGGCTTCACCGCCTGCGTGGCCTGA
- a CDS encoding glycogen-debranching protein: MSSTHLGHPWPLGAAVTVRGVNFSVVAPLATRVELLLFADGDAPEPFRIIPLDARHRSGDHWHVEVVGVGIGCCYGYRVYGPLQPGAHGFNPSKVLLDPCARAISGWSRYRRADATGTAPNTASCLKGVVTERDLFDFNAGPRPRHSWQRTVVYELHVAGFSQGESSPVAPERRGSLLGLIDTIPYLKSLGVTTLELLPVMAFDPQDAPPGRHNYWGYSPISWMAPHHGYLLGDDPLQARNQVRALVMACHQAGLEVVLDVVLNHTSEGNQDGPTLSWRGFADRLYYHQNPEGDYLDVTGCGNTVAANRPLVRQLMMEALRCWALELGIDGFRFDLGIALSRGENLAPLDQPPLFEELEADPRLSDLKMVSEPWDCGGLYRLHDFPARRMGTWNGRFRDDVRRFWKGDESCCWAMAQRLSGSPDLYGGRPPAVGRSITFITAHDGFTLADLVSYNGKHNLANGEDNRDGDNHNNSWNHGVEGPTTDHGVNDLRNRQLRNLLATLLLAPGVPMLLMGDEVRRSQGGNNNTWCQNNPLGWMNWRPDGEDLGLRLFLQRLVHLRTHLFSLLNPETPYAEGAQGAGVPGDHLWREWHGVALQQPDWASWSHTLAWSLNDHAHGPLLWCGMNAYSKPMHFELPTAPEGWLRVIDTALPAGQDIPHEPSRWMHDGAPLESRSLMLMLAPHLLNGKAL; encoded by the coding sequence GTGTCCTCGACCCACCTGGGACACCCCTGGCCCCTCGGCGCCGCCGTCACTGTGCGGGGAGTGAACTTCTCAGTGGTGGCACCGCTGGCCACCCGGGTGGAGCTGCTGCTCTTCGCCGACGGCGACGCGCCCGAACCCTTCCGCATCATTCCGCTCGATGCCCGCCATCGCTCCGGCGATCACTGGCACGTGGAAGTGGTGGGGGTGGGCATCGGCTGCTGCTACGGCTATCGCGTGTACGGGCCGCTGCAGCCGGGGGCACACGGCTTCAACCCCTCCAAGGTGCTGCTGGATCCCTGCGCGCGGGCGATCAGCGGCTGGTCGCGGTACCGCCGCGCCGACGCCACCGGCACCGCGCCCAACACCGCCTCCTGCCTGAAGGGGGTGGTCACAGAACGCGACCTGTTCGACTTCAACGCCGGGCCCCGCCCGCGCCACAGCTGGCAGCGCACCGTTGTTTATGAGCTGCACGTGGCCGGCTTCAGCCAGGGCGAGAGCAGCCCGGTGGCACCGGAGCGGCGCGGCAGCCTGCTGGGCCTGATCGACACCATCCCCTATCTCAAGAGCCTCGGGGTCACCACCCTGGAGCTGCTGCCGGTGATGGCCTTCGACCCGCAGGATGCCCCGCCCGGCCGCCACAACTACTGGGGCTACAGCCCGATCAGCTGGATGGCCCCCCATCACGGCTACCTGCTGGGCGACGACCCGCTGCAGGCCCGCAACCAGGTGCGGGCGCTGGTGATGGCCTGCCACCAGGCCGGCCTGGAGGTGGTGCTCGATGTGGTGCTGAACCACACCAGCGAAGGCAACCAGGATGGCCCCACGCTCAGCTGGCGCGGCTTCGCCGATCGCCTCTACTACCACCAGAACCCCGAAGGTGACTACCTCGATGTGACCGGCTGCGGCAACACGGTGGCGGCCAACCGCCCGCTGGTGCGGCAGCTGATGATGGAAGCGCTGCGCTGCTGGGCGCTGGAACTCGGCATCGATGGCTTCCGCTTCGACCTGGGCATCGCCCTGTCACGCGGCGAGAACCTGGCGCCGCTCGACCAGCCGCCCCTGTTCGAGGAACTGGAGGCGGATCCGCGGTTGAGCGATCTGAAGATGGTGAGCGAGCCGTGGGATTGCGGCGGCCTCTACCGCCTCCACGATTTCCCGGCGCGGCGCATGGGCACCTGGAACGGACGCTTCCGCGACGACGTGCGCCGTTTCTGGAAGGGCGACGAGAGCTGCTGCTGGGCGATGGCCCAGCGCCTGTCCGGCAGCCCCGATCTCTACGGCGGCCGTCCACCGGCGGTGGGGCGCAGCATCACCTTCATCACCGCCCACGACGGCTTCACCCTGGCGGATCTGGTCAGTTACAACGGCAAGCACAACCTCGCCAACGGCGAAGACAACCGCGACGGCGACAACCACAACAACAGCTGGAACCACGGCGTGGAGGGTCCCACCACCGACCACGGGGTGAACGATCTGCGCAACCGCCAGCTGCGCAACCTGCTCGCCACCCTGCTGCTGGCCCCGGGCGTGCCGATGCTGCTGATGGGCGATGAAGTGCGCCGCAGCCAGGGGGGCAACAACAACACTTGGTGCCAGAACAATCCACTCGGCTGGATGAACTGGCGCCCCGATGGCGAAGACCTCGGCCTCAGACTCTTCCTGCAACGGCTGGTGCATCTGCGCACCCATCTGTTCAGCCTGCTGAATCCGGAAACCCCCTACGCCGAAGGGGCACAGGGGGCCGGCGTGCCCGGCGATCACCTGTGGCGGGAGTGGCACGGCGTGGCACTGCAGCAACCCGACTGGGCCAGCTGGTCGCACACGCTGGCCTGGAGCCTGAACGACCACGCCCACGGCCCCCTGCTCTGGTGCGGGATGAACGCCTACAGCAAGCCCATGCACTTCGAGCTGCCCACGGCGCCGGAAGGCTGGCTGCGGGTGATCGACACGGCCCTGCCGGCCGGTCAGGACATTCCCCATGAGCCCAGCCGCTGGATGCACGACGGCGCGCCGCTGGAGAGCCGCAGCCTGATGCTGATGCTCGCGCCCCACCTGCTGAACGGGAAGGCGCTCTGA
- a CDS encoding MBL fold metallo-hydrolase, with the protein MSAFLPAALEEGRPPQQVLPGLWVFPPNRDTQGGTAWLLSLPQRPPVLIDCPALTAANLAALAGPPGVIVLTGRAGHGRCRRLQEAIGWPVLVQEQEAYLLPGLLELRPFGAAHDLADDLRLLWTPGPSPGACVLHATGAHDLLFCGRLLVPLAPGRLGPLRTAHTFHWPRQQRSLERLQHWLPAGSPRWIATGAGLGALRGEKLVPGTAQAAQ; encoded by the coding sequence ATGTCGGCGTTCTTGCCCGCGGCGTTGGAGGAGGGGCGGCCGCCGCAGCAGGTGCTGCCCGGGCTGTGGGTGTTTCCCCCCAACCGCGACACCCAGGGGGGCACCGCCTGGCTGCTGTCGTTGCCGCAGCGCCCGCCCGTGCTGATCGACTGCCCGGCGCTGACGGCGGCGAACCTGGCCGCGCTGGCGGGGCCGCCGGGTGTGATCGTGCTCACCGGCCGCGCCGGCCACGGCCGCTGCCGCCGCCTGCAGGAGGCGATCGGCTGGCCGGTGCTGGTGCAGGAGCAGGAGGCCTACCTGCTGCCGGGGCTGCTGGAGCTGCGGCCCTTCGGTGCCGCCCACGACCTGGCTGACGACCTGCGACTGCTGTGGACCCCGGGCCCCTCGCCCGGGGCCTGCGTGCTGCATGCCACCGGAGCCCACGACCTGCTGTTCTGCGGACGGCTGCTGGTGCCCCTCGCTCCCGGACGCCTGGGGCCGCTGCGCACCGCCCACACGTTCCACTGGCCGCGGCAGCAGCGCAGCCTGGAGCGCCTGCAGCACTGGTTGCCGGCGGGGTCGCCCCGCTGGATCGCCACCGGTGCCGGCCTGGGTGCCCTGCGCGGCGAGAAGTTGGTGCCCGGCACCGCTCAAGCGGCACAATGA
- a CDS encoding HU family DNA-binding protein, translated as MNKADLVNLVAARTELTKTEVSKVVDAAIETIIDSVVEGKKVSILGFGSFEARERSARQGLNPKTGEKIAIPAKRVPAFTAGKQFKDQVQG; from the coding sequence ATGAACAAAGCTGACCTCGTCAACCTCGTTGCGGCTCGCACCGAGCTCACCAAGACCGAAGTGTCGAAGGTCGTCGACGCCGCCATCGAAACCATCATTGATTCGGTGGTCGAAGGCAAGAAGGTATCCATCCTCGGCTTCGGTTCCTTTGAAGCCCGTGAGCGTTCCGCCCGTCAGGGTCTGAACCCCAAGACCGGCGAGAAAATCGCCATCCCCGCCAAGCGCGTGCCCGCCTTCACGGCCGGCAAGCAGTTCAAGGATCAGGTTCAGGGCTGA
- the gluQRS gene encoding tRNA glutamyl-Q(34) synthetase GluQRS, which produces MPPASTGLPSHLQGLIATGEQQRSRHHRGRFAPSPTGPLHRGNLRTALVAWLEARLQGGELLLRIDDLDTPRNRAGAEEAILADLRWLGLHWDGPPVRQSERTGLYATVLSALRRRGLLYPCRCSRRLLADVSAPQGAVSVYPGFCRTRAHSWGVENGRLPSWRLRLQDAPLCWPEAIAAPGRLEAARQVGDVVLRRADGFLAYHLATAVDELALGITTVVRGEDLWAATAPQVAVMQCLGATPPTYWHVPLWRDDRGERLAKRSGAEGVAGLRAQGLDAAAVIGLLAASLGLVPAGSRLSAAELLQNLSNAALKRRLCGKA; this is translated from the coding sequence ATTCCTCCCGCCTCCACCGGTCTGCCCTCACACCTTCAGGGGCTGATCGCAACGGGAGAGCAACAGCGAAGCCGCCACCACCGCGGGCGCTTCGCTCCGTCTCCCACGGGCCCCCTGCACCGCGGCAATCTGCGCACCGCCCTCGTGGCCTGGCTGGAAGCCCGGCTTCAGGGGGGTGAGCTCCTGCTCCGCATCGATGATCTCGACACCCCGCGCAACCGCGCCGGTGCCGAAGAGGCGATCCTGGCCGACCTCCGCTGGCTGGGCCTTCACTGGGATGGCCCGCCGGTGCGCCAGAGCGAGCGCACCGGCCTCTACGCCACGGTGCTCTCCGCTCTGCGCCGCCGGGGTCTGCTCTATCCCTGCCGCTGCAGCCGCCGCTTGCTGGCGGATGTGTCTGCGCCGCAGGGGGCGGTGTCGGTGTATCCGGGCTTCTGCCGCACGCGCGCCCACAGCTGGGGCGTGGAGAACGGCCGCCTGCCCAGCTGGCGCCTGCGTCTTCAGGACGCTCCGCTCTGTTGGCCGGAGGCGATCGCCGCTCCCGGCCGGCTGGAGGCGGCGCGCCAGGTGGGGGATGTGGTGCTGCGCCGCGCGGATGGCTTCCTGGCGTATCACCTGGCCACCGCCGTCGATGAGCTGGCGCTGGGCATCACCACGGTGGTGCGCGGCGAAGACCTCTGGGCCGCGACGGCGCCGCAGGTGGCCGTGATGCAGTGCCTGGGTGCCACGCCCCCGACCTACTGGCATGTGCCGCTGTGGCGCGACGACCGCGGCGAACGGCTGGCCAAGCGGTCGGGAGCGGAAGGGGTGGCGGGGCTGCGCGCGCAGGGGCTCGATGCGGCGGCGGTGATCGGCCTGCTGGCCGCCAGCCTGGGCCTGGTGCCGGCGGGAAGCCGCCTGAGTGCCGCGGAGTTGCTGCAGAACCTGAGCAACGCGGCGTTGAAACGGCGTTTATGCGGGAAGGCTTAA
- the hypE gene encoding hydrogenase expression/formation protein HypE: protein MASASPGDSEAIERVQLGHGGGGSLSQQLIAELLVPAFGPGDGVLHDAATFKADPGPLAFSTDAYVVRPLIFPGGDIGRLAVIGTVNDLAMVGARPLALSLALILEEGLAMGTLRQVVASIRTAAAACGVPVLTGDTKVVERGKGDGLYITTSGVGSLGPGPAIGPPAVRPGDAILVSGDLGRHGVAILAARHELGFRTDLCSDLASLLPSVQALLGQGLEVHALRDLTRGGLASALFEIARDTGLLLQIEEEAVPIAPAVTSACELLGLDPLAMANEGRLVLFLPAAEAAQALAVLQGFQPEAAIIGAVADAGMPGDSESGAGNRLLPAIARGTVLLRNAYGVQRRLTLGQGEQLPRIC, encoded by the coding sequence ATGGCCAGCGCCAGCCCCGGCGACAGCGAGGCCATCGAGCGGGTGCAGCTGGGTCATGGCGGCGGCGGCAGCCTCAGCCAGCAGCTGATCGCCGAGCTGCTGGTGCCGGCCTTCGGGCCGGGCGATGGGGTGTTGCATGACGCGGCCACGTTCAAGGCCGACCCGGGTCCGCTGGCCTTCAGCACCGATGCCTACGTGGTGCGGCCGCTGATCTTCCCCGGCGGCGACATCGGCCGGCTGGCGGTGATCGGCACCGTGAACGATCTGGCCATGGTGGGGGCCCGGCCGCTGGCGCTCAGCCTGGCCCTGATCCTGGAAGAAGGCCTGGCGATGGGCACGCTGCGGCAGGTGGTCGCCTCGATCCGCACGGCCGCCGCCGCCTGCGGTGTGCCGGTGCTGACCGGCGACACCAAGGTGGTGGAACGGGGCAAGGGCGACGGCCTGTACATCACCACCAGCGGTGTGGGCAGCCTGGGGCCGGGTCCGGCCATCGGCCCGCCGGCGGTGCGGCCGGGCGACGCCATCCTGGTGAGCGGCGATCTGGGACGCCATGGGGTGGCGATCCTGGCGGCACGCCACGAACTGGGCTTCCGCACGGACCTCTGCAGCGACCTGGCCTCGCTGCTGCCATCAGTGCAGGCGCTGCTGGGGCAGGGGCTGGAGGTGCACGCCCTGCGGGATCTCACCCGCGGTGGGCTGGCCAGCGCCCTGTTTGAGATCGCCCGCGACACCGGCCTTCTCCTGCAGATCGAGGAGGAGGCGGTGCCGATCGCGCCGGCGGTGACGAGCGCCTGCGAGCTGCTGGGCCTGGATCCGCTGGCGATGGCCAACGAAGGGCGGTTGGTGCTGTTCCTGCCCGCCGCTGAGGCGGCGCAGGCCCTGGCCGTGCTGCAGGGCTTCCAGCCCGAGGCCGCGATCATCGGCGCGGTGGCTGACGCCGGGATGCCTGGAGACAGCGAGTCCGGGGCTGGCAACCGCCTGTTGCCCGCCATCGCCAGGGGGACAGTGCTGCTGCGGAACGCCTATGGCGTGCAGCGGCGGCTGACTCTGGGCCAGGGCGAGCAGCTGCCGCGCATCTGCTGA